The Spinacia oleracea cultivar Varoflay chromosome 2, BTI_SOV_V1, whole genome shotgun sequence DNA segment TAACCCTCCGCCACAGTCGCCCCCTTCGAATAATGATCCTAATCCTCCACCACGACCACCCCCTTCTAATGATCCTCCTAACCGTCCACCACGACCTCCCCCTTCCAATGATCCTCCTAACCCTCCACCACAACCTCCACCTTCCAATGATCCCCCTAACCCTCCATCACAACCGCCACCTTCCAATGATCCCCCCAACCCTCCATCACAACCGCCACCTTCCAATGATCCCCCCAACCCTCCATCACAACCGCCACCTTCCAATGATCCCCCCAACCCTCCATCACAACCGCCACCTTCCAATGATCCCCCCAACCCTCCATCACAACCGCCACCTTCCAATGATCCCCCCAACCCTCCATCACAACCGCCACCTTCCAATGATCCCCCCAACCCTCCATCACAACCGCCACCTTCCAATGATCCCCCTAACCCTCCACCACAGCCTCCGCCTTCCAATGATCCTCCTAACCCTCCGCCACAATCCAATAATCCTCCTAACCCTCCATTACAGTCTCCTTCCAATGATCCCCCTACTACCTCATTTCCTCCACTTTCGTCGCCTCCATCTCCTGTAGCCCTTCCTCCTCTTTCGTcgcctccttctccttctcccaCTCCCCAACTTTCTCCTACTGTTACTCCTTCAGAAGCACCATCTCCTGCAATATATCCTCCTCTATTGTCACCTCCTCCTCCCGTGGTTGCTCCTTATCCTCCATTGGGTGTTCCTCCTTCTCCAGTACTTTCTCCACCTTCACCGTCTCTTCCATTAGTTGTTCCTCATCCTTCAATGTTCTCCACACCTCCGTCTCTTTCACAACCTTCTCCATCTCCTCCAATCTTTTCTCCATCTCTGCCACTTTCAAAACCTTCCCCAACTCCTCCTTCTAGACCATCTTCCCCTAACCCTCACTCTTGGCCTCCTATTTCCGACACTCCTAAATTGCAAGTTGGTTTCTATCAAGGGAAATGCTTTAATAAGACCACGGATGTCGAAGCACACATTTCATATATAGTCGAACAACAATTTCTCAATGATACTTCTATCCTTCCTGCCCTGCTCCGTTTGCAATTTCATGATTGCTTTGTCCACGCAAGTATTCTTTGCTAATTTCAACATTACTCATTTACTTTCTATTTTAATTGCAACATTTTAACTTTTACAATATTTATATGCCGCACCTTATGTTGACCATATTTTCTTTTTAGCatgtgaaaataaatgttactcTGTAAAAGGTGGTCGGATTAGTATTAAATTACACATTGTTACAAAGTACCAAGTATTAGTTAACTTAATTATTACAAGTAAACTTCAAGCCTAATCTATAGCATTGTTTATCTTGTACAGGGATGTGATGCATCAATCCTAATAGAAGGAGATTCAACTGAAAGAACCGCGGGTCCAAATCTCAGTGTAAGAGGATATGAACTTATCGACGCCTTAAAGGTTGCTATTGAGGAAGAATGCCCCGGAATTGTCTCTTGTGCGGATATCGTAGCAATAGCTACTAGCGTCGTTATAAAATTGGTAATATGATGactttcagtattaattaattgactTTATTGTTTATGTAAACTATGATCATATTCCCTAATCCCTAATTAActaaaaaaattgaatggcTTTTTCTTTAAAGGGAGGAGGACCAGATTATCCAGCACAAACCGGAAGAAGAGATGGACTAGTCTCAAAAGCTGAagatgtggatcttcctagtccTACCTTGACAGTGCCCGAAACAATTGCTGTTTTCCAAGCAAAAAATTTCACACCTGAAGAAATGGTTGTTCTTTTAGGTACCTCGCTAAACATGTCTCTTTTATATTATGTAAATGCACCAATGCGTggatcaaatttcaaaaaccatATATGACAACCCTTTAAAATGGCATGGGTACGAGTAACTGATGAATTGAACATCAATTGTGAGTCGACTTATATGATAGAGATTTTGAAATAGCGAGGTCCATTAAACAATTACCAAAATAAGAAATACGACGTACTCTTTCAGTTTCTGAATACTTGCAAATCTTGCATTTTCGGCGGTTTCTGAATACTTGCAAGACTTTCTATTTTGACATGGGACTGCTACTTAAGTTTTATTGTCTTTCCTTTTTTTATCCCCACTTACACCAGTGCTTTGTTATTTCTTTCTCACACAAACAATTAAAATATCACCAATttttgtggctcatttgcacacAAAAAAGGTCTCAAGTAAGAGTTCAAAAGAATTAAAGagtgttttaaaaaataaagccTTGTTGGATGACTTATTAAAAATGATAACTTTTGTCATTTATAATAACCTGTCAAATAAGGTTATCTTAAACAAGGGAAACTCttacttttttgaaaaaaaaggagaaataagtGACTTTTTAGAGTTTTGTCATTGGACATTAGAATACCAAAGTGgttgtcaaaaataaaatagatacTATGATATCTAAGGTTCATTTTGGAGGAAAAAAACACGCTTATGAAAGGTCTTTGAGCCTCAATTGGAGGTTCAACCATGACGATGTTCTTAGGAAAACATGAATTGGTTTTCAGTTTCTATTATTAGCATATTACTCGGTATTAATTTGTTTATGAAAACAGGTTGTCATACGGTTGGAATTGCACATTGTGAAACCTTCCAGGATCGCCTATACCCCGATACTAACCAATTTGACCCAAGCATGGACCCAAACCTTCGTGAACAACTGAAGATAACATGCCCCCAGGGCGGAACCTCAAACAACTTCACCCTCCTTAATCAAAACCCACAATTTTCTAACAAAGTTGACAATACTTTCTACACTCAGATCTTGGAGCAAAGAGGAATCCTTTCAATCGACCAAGCATTGGCCAATGATCCTTTAACACATGATGCAGTTGTAAGACTGTCCCTAAATGCCACTTTATTCAATGTTACTCTTGCAAATGCTATGGTTAAGCTACAAGCAGTTGATGTCCTCACTGGTGATCAAGGAGAGATTAGAAATGTTTGTAGTAAATTCAATTGAAATCGATCGAGATCGAGATCGAGATCGAGATCGAGATAGCTAAGCTTAGTTTTCTCATTGATTTTTCCTTAAAGTAATATCTTTAAAAAGGAGAATTTCACCATTTACCATATGTTGTGGCtatgttttaatttatttggtGCCAATGAGGTATGAtagcaatataaattacaaatgaaaGAAGGGGATTCTAACTTGAGATCTATCCTACAAAATTATTTGTTTTAACCATTAAGCCAATTAATATCTCATTGGTATAATGCAAATTAAGGCTCGATCTGTTTGGTAATACTGACTGAAATCAAGGTGAAACTGATAAATTACCTGAAATTGGAAAGGAGGTGACTTAAACTGATAAGACGCTGAAAATGATAAGGTAATTAATTGCATAATTGTTTGGTTAAACTGATTATTtaagcttttttttttaattttttttttagttgatacggagtacttttatattttcatattagttattttttcatttgattAATGAGTAAATAGCAATATGTGATCTTTAATATTAAAGTTGACAATAAGAAGGCTATCTACGTACTTGAATTGCTAATACTCttatcattatttttctttttgtgaAATTTATTCATTAACACTTGTTATCCAATCATCCACCAAGCCCCATAAATTTTCATCCCGCATCTAAGTTCTAGAAAGTCAGcaatccaaaagaaacaatacAAGTTTGGCAGGTCTGTTGGAGTATAAGAATAAGATTGGCAAGAATTGTCAAGTTTTTTGGAGTTATAATGCGGGTAAAGTCCCTGTGTAAAGAGCAGAGTATAAGAATTGAAATTTCAGTGACTGAAATTGAAACGTACGTTAAAACTTTTAACGTTTCATTTTCAGTCAATAAAGCCACCTTAAATACTGTTTCAGTTACTTGTCAAACACTCTGATCCTTTTAAGTTTTAAGGTGACTTAAATTTTCAACACCTAATAATTTAAAGTGTACACCGACGAAGAACCTGAACGGGATCACATAAATCCGGACAAGTATTATATTGTTCGATGATGCTTCTCCAGCGGTCCGGCCTATGTGTATAGGcactagacctggttatcgggcggggcgggtcaggatcggtgcgggtcaaaagagggtcgggtattgaaagggtcatttttagcgggtcgataatgggcgggtcaaaagcgggttgcgggtcaatagcgggtcattagtgggcgggtcaataaacgagcaatgaaaaatgaaaaacaaaagagctatgtgcaagtacaagtaaatacgtagctatacacgtaattttttgtatcattactattttaattttcaaaataattgtagtataagtttgaccctataatgaccctgtccaataagagcccttcccaataaaagccctattatatattcattggactaccctgtccaataaccaggtctaataGGCACGGCCGCATGGTGATCAATTGATCATACCGAAAATTGAATAAAAGACTCATACATGTGAACATGATCAAAATAGCAGAGCCATGCAAATAAGATTGAATTCAAATTTACTGTAATGGTACGGAGTAGTAATTAACAATAACAATTATCAATGTACACAtcacactttcctttttttttaaaaaaaaaacaaagttgaAATACCTAAAACAATACTCCACCATATACCCAACTGCTGCAACATTGAATGTACTTTTGAGAAACTACGTATACATTACAATGTGATCCCCCAACGGCCCAACCTCTAGGCTCTAGCTAGCTTAGCTAATTAAGGTTGAGGGTGATGTGTTATAGATAAGAAACTAGGCTCAACTTTCCGAACAGATAAAATCCCCATCCCTTGTATCTGAATAACCTTTTCTTGTATCATCTTCTTCTGTTTGGTATCATAAACATAGACCTTCTTTTGTTCTGGCTTCTTTTTGTCTGGCGCAAGAATGACAATGTTGCCATTGTCAAAAACTCGAATAATCTCAAAGGATGTTTGAATAGAAAAGCTAGGATCAGGTATCGTCATAAACTTAGTCCAAGGCTCTTTAACTTGATTATTGATGTTATTATGATTCATCACCCATATATCGAAGACCTCAGATAACACGAATACCATACACAAGGAGTCATTTAAGACGCTCAAAACTGCGTCGCaaaataaagttttgtagaCCGACCAAGGTGTAGGGATTAACTCAAACTCCTCCTTGTCCATGTCCAACTTTAGAATATTACTCATTTCATCTACAACCCAGTATGACGAACCCTTAAACACCACCGGTTCTATACCACCTTCAAATATTTGGTTCTTGATGTACGTGCTGTAATTCGGCTTTCTGTTTCTTACCCATTGCGGTTTTGACCACTTGCTTTCGCTTACGGTGAAGCTCTCATAGTCGTCATCACAAAATCTCATCACCTTATACTTTCCTATGTTCGGAACATAATCAAATGCATACCTGTCACCGATTTCATAAACGTACGTACATTAGGATTTACTAAAACACATATTTTTTACTTTGACTACATTATTACTAGTTTTCTATGCACGTCATGTGTGTTTGTAATTTAAAAACGTACACGCGATAAtattttatacttcctccgattgAGATGAATGTAGCAATATCCtacatgattatgttttatgttacatataaatcaccaacaaagtCAAAATATAATCAACCCAAGAACAGAACGACCTAGTTCGATAAGTCAATAAAAAAggaacaaattaaaaataaaaataaaaataaaattgtaatgAATAGAATTTGGCAGTATACAAACCTGTTGGATTTGGAAGAGATGGATGGACGAGGAATACGGACATAACGGTGAGTGAGAGGATTAACAAGGGCAATGGACTCACAAGTAGATAAAGTACCGCGATGATGACGAATGTGATATCCTAAGCTTACAAGAAGGCAACCGTTGCACGAACCCAATACTTTATAGTCCAAGTAAGGCGATACAAATTTCTTTCTCATAACTTTACTAATAAAATCAGTGTTAAGTTGGGTCAATACAAAGTTACGATCACtatcaaactcaatcaaaaaCATATTCGCATCTTGGTTATAAGCTACCAAACTGCATGGATGAACATTACTTGTATTATTATCGTAGCTTTTGAACAACTCAGGAAACCTTGGGTCCGAAATTATACTGTGAAACTCCTTATTTCGTAACGAAGATGGGATTTTCAGAATTTTGTACAGACTACTAGCTGAAAGCCTGCACACAATCTCTGTTAACAGAACTGTTGGAAGATCCGTATAACTTTTTTGTTTATCAACCTTTTCAAACTTCGCGTTCTTCCTACGTCTAACAATTTCGGATGTCGATTTGTTTGTGGGTGCGATGCTTAAACTAATTTGGGATATCGATGCCATTTATTTGAACGATTTGTGATTGATCGATGAAACTCGTACATAATATTATTGTTTCCGCCCTTTAGAAtctatatttaattatttatagctTCAACAATACCTTTCCCAAACCAGGGCTGTATTAGGACTAAATATTTAAACGTAATAAGACTAGGTCCAATAGTATTAGGAaatcaattaataatttaaaacattGCCAATTTTAAGGAAATTCCTACTTTTGGAAAGTCTACTTAAAATACAGCCGGCATATTGTACGTATTACATAATTTATACCTTGATTTTCCAAAATATTGACTAATATACTAATATATTttccaatattaatataatcatttaactaaatattaccaaaaatcataGCAAATTATTGTTTGTGGTATATATTATTTCTATAAtctataatttattttattttatttacggaTGATTTTACAATAGCTACAATAAAATGGTAGCCATTATAATACGTTAAATCTCAACCATTAAATAAAAGCAGACCAATCTAAACCATTGATTTTGTTGActtttaatttaataataaaccattttataatttaaataaattttaccataaaaataaatgaattaaattattCCACTTTCATCAACGTTTTATTGAGAAGTTTCTTCTCGAAAAAAACACAAATATACAAAATTTATGAAACTCTTTGATTCTATTCTTCATTCCCATCTGTTCTTTATAATCAAATCGGGATTATGTGTATTGTTCAAGTCATCAAATCGTTAACGTTATCCATTTATAATCCTTCATCtaacacaataaaaaaaaaattactccatAATTAACCGTTCATCTAACCCAAATAAAAATATTCTCCATCAATAACCATTCATCTAAACACAAACACCATCCCATTCTTGATAATTAGTTTTTTAATGATGCACTATATTGGCAAAAACATCAACAAacaaatactccattggagaacAAGACGTAGttttacttttttattattttaattttcttttacaTGAATACGGGGAAGTTAttaagagagaaaataaaaaaaattcaatatgGAAAGATAATGAAAGGTTTTTTTGggtaaaaaatcataaattttaataTGAAGTCAACATATTCAATGGCCAAGATAAGTCAACAATGATGAAGGGCTCATATTTAATGCATTGTGGTGGCTACCATTTTGTTGTAGCCACTCAAAAACCTTCCTTTATTTACACATAAACACTAAATAAAAcagaatagaaaataaaaaataaaaggaaaatttgtaaaaaaataatCCAACTTTTGTCCTTTTCTTCTAAAAACAGTACCACACTACCACCTTTAAGTTAATctagaataatccaaacttaGGGGTGCATCTTCCTAAAACAGTACTTTTTACCCATCACCTTTGTAGCAGGTCATAAATTTTCTTTAAAGTTTAAACATGCCAATTGCCACTCTTTAATTGATTTATATTGATTTTATAtttactttaattttttttaaagctcCCTCCTCCCTCCTTCCTTCACCTCGCCCAACATTCACACAGACCACCCCCCCGCCACCCCCACCACCATATGTCTCACCCTCCTCCCTCTAtcaaaattttctctctcctcatactctttctctctttatCTTCATGCTTCTCTCACCTATTTCCATTAAAAATGTTCGATCTCCGACGAGGATGGAGAGGACAAACAGTAAACTCGACGACGAAGGGAGGAGAGGAGAGCTCGGCGACGAAGGGAGGAGAGAAGAGAGACAGAACCACGGACGTGCGTGTGAAGGAGAACAAGGATACTGGAGGCTTTAGGGGAGACGGAATTGGCGGTGTCACATGGTAGCGGTGGAGGGCACTGAGAGAGAGGTTTAGGGGCCGGGAGACGGAGCTCGGCGACGAAGGGAGGAAGACGGAGCTTGGCTGCTATCGTAGAAATGGAGGAGAAAGATgtgttttataaaaaaaaaaattaaattaaataaagttaGACCAGTTAGTTAGTGACACATGTCACATTTACTTATACATCCGGTCACCAACAGGTTTACCAGGTTCAGCACGAAATCATAAATAAGCTCTACCAAGGATTGCCAAACATTTGGTACTGAGTTTCCTCCTCCCTTTGCATTCACGCATGTGAAACGTGAGATACTCGCCCCCAAACCTGATTCGGAAACCCCAACTGATTGGGCTCCTTTCAACTACAACTGATTCTGAGACTCAACCAGATGGTGATCCTCTCTATCTAATGAAAGGGGAGTCCGCTTTGAAATCGTCCGCCCTGCACCCACCCCCCCAAAAGCTTCAACAGGAATCGCACAAGGGGAGACTCGCTAGCAGGGTATCTTGTTCAGCAAAGGTTTATAGAGGATGAGTAAGGGTGAGCGAGATAGCTTCACCATTATAGAGCACATCAATTCTATTAACTCTAACTCTCTCCTTCACAGAGGCAAAGAAGAATTGATGATTAGAATCCCCATGTACTGTTTTGGGAAGATACACCCTAACGCTTTGATTATTCTAAATTAACTCAAATGTGGTACTGTTTTTAGAAAAAACgggcaaatgttggattattttttacaaattttccaaaataaaatagagttttttAGGAAAAGTTTTTGGCGGAAAAAGTTTGCGCCATGAAGTGACACCTAGTATTCCGTGGGTGACATTTTATAAAAACTAGAATGATGATCGAGTATCTTTTTGGTTCGAAATGATCTTTGTACAAAGATAAAGGATTTGttttcccacttaaaccaaatttgGCACATTAGTAAAGATATAGTAGGAATTTCAAAGGAAGCACATCAAGTCAATCTATATCTATTATTCAATTAAAGTACGATAATTAGAACGGAGAAATTAAATGTATTTTGATGTACACAGTCTCGTATTACGGAGGGGAATAgcaaaaattttgaaatttgatcacactattaaattataattgatCGCCAATATCTCTAACTTAAAAAGttatatattataaaagaaCTTGAGGGTGTTTGGTTAACAGAAGATTAGAGAAAAAA contains these protein-coding regions:
- the LOC110791353 gene encoding vegetative cell wall protein gp1-like, which produces MGLLHVPSSRLTVTLIIVLIVLVTSQNGECKRHNLLSVEINGSDDDFRHLPSRLKPSDDNDRPNSPPKSPPSNDDPNPPPQSPPSNNDPNPPPRPPPSNDPPNRPPRPPPSNDPPNPPPQPPPSNDPPNPPSQPPPSNDPPNPPSQPPPSNDPPNPPSQPPPSNDPPNPPSQPPPSNDPPNPPSQPPPSNDPPNPPSQPPPSNDPPNPPSQPPPSNDPPNPPPQPPPSNDPPNPPPQSNNPPNPPLQSPSNDPPTTSFPPLSSPPSPVALPPLSSPPSPSPTPQLSPTVTPSEAPSPAIYPPLLSPPPPVVAPYPPLGVPPSPVLSPPSPSLPLVVPHPSMFSTPPSLSQPSPSPPIFSPSLPLSKPSPTPPSRPSSPNPHSWPPISDTPKLQVGFYQGKCFNKTTDVEAHISYIVEQQFLNDTSILPALLRLQFHDCFVHGCDASILIEGDSTERTAGPNLSVRGYELIDALKVAIEEECPGIVSCADIVAIATSVVIKLGGGPDYPAQTGRRDGLVSKAEDVDLPSPTLTVPETIAVFQAKNFTPEEMVVLLGCHTVGIAHCETFQDRLYPDTNQFDPSMDPNLREQLKITCPQGGTSNNFTLLNQNPQFSNKVDNTFYTQILEQRGILSIDQALANDPLTHDAVVRLSLNATLFNVTLANAMVKLQAVDVLTGDQGEIRNVCSKFN
- the LOC110791355 gene encoding putative F-box protein At3g16210, which translates into the protein MASISQISLSIAPTNKSTSEIVRRRKNAKFEKVDKQKSYTDLPTVLLTEIVCRLSASSLYKILKIPSSLRNKEFHSIISDPRFPELFKSYDNNTSNVHPCSLVAYNQDANMFLIEFDSDRNFVLTQLNTDFISKVMRKKFVSPYLDYKVLGSCNGCLLVSLGYHIRHHRGTLSTCESIALVNPLTHRYVRIPRPSISSKSNRYAFDYVPNIGKYKVMRFCDDDYESFTVSESKWSKPQWVRNRKPNYSTYIKNQIFEGGIEPVVFKGSSYWVVDEMSNILKLDMDKEEFELIPTPWSVYKTLFCDAVLSVLNDSLCMVFVLSEVFDIWVMNHNNINNQVKEPWTKFMTIPDPSFSIQTSFEIIRVFDNGNIVILAPDKKKPEQKKVYVYDTKQKKMIQEKVIQIQGMGILSVRKVEPSFLSITHHPQP